The Bombus pyrosoma isolate SC7728 linkage group LG3, ASM1482585v1, whole genome shotgun sequence genome has a segment encoding these proteins:
- the LOC122566069 gene encoding uncharacterized protein LOC122566069 → MIDDREKRRGGEIVSVRFSNALHGQELMRPSARADLVSVNGIFVVKSTMDDILLSTIGFLLSTGIFSQYIRLKLLKQLSLDELLIAHECALRVQSFIIPDIHSNYFLERNEEFQ, encoded by the exons ATGATCGACGATCGTGAGAAAAGACGCGGCGGAGAAATCGTTTCCGTCCGTTTTTCCAACGCGCTTCACGGCCAAGAATTAATGAGACCCTCTGCACGCGCGGATCTCGTGTCTGTGAATGGAATCTTCGTTGTGAAGTCAACGATGGATGATATTCTTCTTTCAACTATCGGATTTCTGCTATCTACAGGGATATTTTCTCAGT ATATACGTCTGAAATTGTTAAAGCAACTCTCACTTGATGAACTTCTGATCGCTCACGAATGTGCCTTGCGCGTGCAATCATTCATCATTCCAGATATACATAGCAATTACTTTTTGGAACGGAACGAAG AGTTTCAGTAG